A window of Candidatus Pantoea floridensis contains these coding sequences:
- a CDS encoding class II fructose-bisphosphate aldolase: MFAMMNDLIQAAAQQRYAVLAINCFNLETARAAIQAAEQQRAPLILNVYQGHSTHFPPAVAVPLVKALAESARVPVALALDHGKAFPLIGQAFRAGFTGLMIDASSEPLAENICQTAAVVKMAHTAGVCVEGELGHIADAPTYELADASVKMTQVADVLPFIEQTHIDLLAISVGTAHGLYPAGVKPKIDFQRLEELHAVSTRPLALHGGSGTPAEDIRRVSEFGVAKINVGAAVFEGGKRAVEQALKHPHAELADLLGLMESACREVVAEYLSWSGSAGKV, from the coding sequence ATGTTTGCCATGATGAATGACCTGATTCAGGCCGCTGCCCAACAGCGCTACGCGGTGCTGGCGATCAACTGCTTCAACCTTGAAACCGCGCGTGCCGCCATTCAGGCCGCTGAGCAGCAGCGCGCCCCGCTAATTCTGAATGTTTACCAGGGACATAGCACACACTTTCCGCCGGCGGTGGCGGTGCCATTGGTAAAAGCGCTGGCCGAATCGGCTCGCGTGCCGGTGGCGCTGGCGCTCGATCACGGCAAAGCGTTTCCGCTGATTGGCCAGGCATTTCGCGCCGGCTTTACCGGACTGATGATTGATGCTTCATCTGAACCGCTGGCAGAAAACATTTGCCAGACTGCCGCCGTGGTGAAGATGGCACATACTGCGGGCGTTTGCGTGGAAGGCGAGCTCGGACATATCGCTGATGCGCCGACCTATGAGCTGGCCGATGCCTCGGTGAAGATGACGCAGGTGGCGGACGTGCTGCCGTTTATCGAACAAACCCATATCGATCTGCTGGCGATTTCGGTCGGCACGGCGCACGGACTTTATCCGGCAGGGGTGAAGCCGAAGATCGATTTCCAGCGCTTAGAGGAGTTGCACGCGGTCTCCACTCGGCCGCTGGCGCTGCATGGCGGTTCAGGCACGCCCGCGGAGGATATTCGTCGCGTGAGCGAGTTTGGCGTCGCCAAGATCAACGTCGGTGCGGCGGTGTTTGAAGGCGGAAAAAGGGCCGTCGAACAGGCGCTAAAGCATCCCCACGCCGAGTTAGCCGATCTGCTTGGGCTCATGGAATCTGCCTGCCGTGAGGTGGTGGCTGAGTATCTGAGCTGGTCGGGATCGGCGGGCAAGGTTTAG
- a CDS encoding PTS fructose transporter subunit IIC, which translates to MSDNKRQYGQEIKGHLLTGISWMIPLIVAAGICIALGQVIGGPDVGKHTGTLAWMLNQIGGWGMGLIVPLISAAIAYSIADRPGFAPGLIVGFICGQIGTGFIGGIFGGFLVGYTVLLLRRTIRLPKSMQGLMPIMVLPVLSTVIAGLLMMTFIGQPIVWLQKALIALLESMQGGSKFVMGAILGAMATFDFGGPVNKTMSLFADGMLVDGIYGPEAVKFVGSMIPPFGITLSYLLSRNKYTKAEKEALKAAFPMGICMITEGVIPIAARDLFRVVGSCVVASAIAGGLIMVWGVGAPVPHGGMFVVPLFNKPWLFCLALGIGTTVCGVMLSVLKKPVTQADEEFDDVEAPGVRDEEIKFTLE; encoded by the coding sequence ATGAGTGATAACAAACGTCAGTACGGTCAGGAGATCAAAGGCCATCTGCTCACCGGTATTTCCTGGATGATCCCGCTGATCGTCGCCGCCGGGATCTGTATCGCCCTTGGCCAGGTGATCGGTGGGCCGGACGTCGGCAAACATACCGGCACCCTCGCCTGGATGCTTAATCAGATCGGCGGCTGGGGCATGGGCCTGATCGTACCGCTGATTAGCGCGGCGATCGCCTATTCGATCGCCGATCGTCCCGGCTTTGCGCCCGGCCTGATCGTCGGCTTTATCTGCGGCCAGATCGGCACCGGTTTTATTGGCGGCATTTTCGGGGGTTTCCTCGTCGGTTACACGGTGCTGCTGCTGCGCCGCACCATCAGGCTGCCGAAATCAATGCAGGGATTAATGCCGATTATGGTGCTGCCGGTGCTCAGCACCGTTATTGCCGGACTACTGATGATGACCTTTATCGGCCAGCCGATTGTCTGGCTGCAAAAGGCGCTGATTGCGCTGCTGGAATCGATGCAGGGCGGCTCAAAGTTTGTGATGGGCGCGATTCTAGGCGCGATGGCCACCTTCGACTTCGGCGGACCGGTGAACAAAACCATGTCACTGTTCGCCGACGGCATGCTGGTTGACGGCATTTACGGGCCGGAAGCGGTGAAGTTTGTCGGCTCAATGATTCCGCCATTCGGTATCACGCTGTCGTATCTGCTGAGCCGCAACAAGTACACCAAAGCGGAAAAAGAGGCGCTGAAAGCCGCCTTCCCGATGGGCATCTGCATGATTACCGAAGGAGTGATTCCGATTGCAGCACGTGACCTGTTCCGCGTGGTCGGCAGCTGTGTTGTGGCCTCGGCCATCGCCGGTGGGTTGATTATGGTGTGGGGCGTGGGCGCGCCGGTGCCGCACGGCGGGATGTTTGTGGTGCCGCTGTTCAATAAACCCTGGCTGTTCTGCTTAGCGCTCGGCATCGGCACCACGGTGTGCGGCGTGATGCTGTCGGTGCTGAAAAAACCGGTTACCCAGGCGGATGAAGAGTTCGATGACGTGGAAGCACCCGGCGTCCGCGATGAAGAGATCAAATTCACTCTGGAATAA
- a CDS encoding PTS fructose transporter subunit IIB: MNIVCVAACTAGIAHTYIAREKLIKGAHALGHTIHVETQGTIGTETALKQEDIAAADVVILAVDVKIKGEERFQGKPIVRVKTEVVIKSPVKFLEKVADSLARA; encoded by the coding sequence ATGAATATCGTCTGTGTAGCAGCCTGCACGGCAGGCATCGCGCATACCTATATTGCGCGCGAGAAACTGATCAAAGGCGCGCACGCGCTGGGCCACACCATCCACGTGGAAACGCAGGGCACTATTGGCACCGAAACCGCGCTGAAGCAGGAGGACATTGCCGCCGCTGACGTGGTGATCCTTGCGGTCGACGTGAAGATCAAAGGCGAAGAGCGCTTCCAGGGCAAACCCATTGTGCGAGTGAAAACCGAAGTGGTGATTAAGTCACCGGTGAAATTCCTCGAAAAAGTGGCGGATTCACTGGCGCGCGCCTGA
- a CDS encoding PTS sugar transporter subunit IIA produces MDISRILTPRRVNLALTATSKEEAIHELTDLLYHDGAISDRAAFIEDVWLREAEGSTGFENHIAIPHGKSAAVKHTTLAIGRTQHDIPWETLDGSQVRCIILFAVRLEDQNTTHIRLLSQVASALADDEVIAQLLVENDPSNIIRLFSQYAETDLC; encoded by the coding sequence ATGGATATTTCCCGCATTCTCACGCCACGCCGCGTTAACCTGGCGCTAACCGCCACCAGCAAAGAAGAAGCGATTCATGAGCTGACCGATTTGCTCTACCACGATGGTGCCATCAGCGATCGCGCCGCATTTATCGAAGATGTCTGGCTGCGCGAGGCCGAAGGTTCCACCGGCTTCGAAAATCACATCGCCATCCCGCACGGTAAATCTGCGGCGGTGAAGCACACCACGCTTGCCATCGGCCGCACCCAGCACGACATTCCGTGGGAAACGCTGGATGGCAGCCAGGTGCGCTGCATCATCCTGTTCGCCGTGCGGCTGGAAGATCAGAACACCACCCATATTCGCCTATTGTCGCAGGTGGCCAGCGCGCTGGCCGATGATGAGGTGATAGCCCAACTGCTGGTAGAAAACGATCCCAGCAATATCATCCGGCTGTTTAGTCAGTACGCCGAAACCGATCTCTGTTAA
- a CDS encoding BglG family transcription antiterminator, whose protein sequence is MQILTSRQHRLVKLLLHHAAPQPSKALALQLGVSEKTIQRDLQWLESWLSNWSLQLEKMPGRGVRLRVDDIQLRLQLEQQLTGDESSAEALSHNSRRVKIASQLLSDAPRATSISKLSERYFISHASIVNDLKVIEEWLQPLGLTLQRGPSGTHIEGNEQMLRQAMVSLINDVMQQNVAGTPLLPRLDPGSQQALVHYFGDEDVAFVQRLLKHMEQQLSYPLGDAWYLNLCTHILIMMHRMAQGNALALETLTSAHDLDQRILTIAQHMVTQIEQRMCCALPADEVGFIYQYIVSSGIVVEERGDNTLLHNQFSTAESVKITCELIDRFSSFIQQDLAQDRLLFEGLLVHIKPLLNRLKYHIHIRNPLLEDIQQEMKEIFFLTKQAMQLTARSQGLSSVADDEIGYLCVHFQAALERQIAHKRILVVCSSGVGTSHLLKSRILRAFPDWEIVGVVSASNHAAFCQHQTVDLVITTIHLNAAAIPSVYVSAFFNDDDIRRVTDAMIGSQLPDGASCALAEH, encoded by the coding sequence ATGCAAATACTGACTTCACGACAACACCGATTAGTAAAATTGCTGCTGCATCATGCCGCTCCGCAGCCCAGTAAAGCGTTAGCGTTACAGCTTGGCGTGTCTGAGAAAACCATTCAGCGCGATTTGCAGTGGCTTGAGAGCTGGCTCAGCAACTGGTCGCTGCAGCTGGAAAAAATGCCGGGACGCGGCGTACGCCTGCGGGTGGATGATATCCAACTGCGCTTGCAGCTTGAGCAGCAGCTTACCGGCGATGAGAGCAGCGCCGAAGCGCTCAGCCACAATAGCCGAAGAGTGAAGATTGCCTCGCAGTTATTGAGTGATGCGCCGCGCGCCACCTCGATCAGCAAGCTTTCGGAACGCTACTTTATTAGCCATGCGTCTATCGTGAACGATCTGAAGGTGATTGAAGAGTGGCTGCAACCGCTGGGGTTAACTTTACAGCGCGGCCCCAGCGGCACCCATATTGAAGGCAATGAGCAGATGCTACGCCAGGCGATGGTGTCGCTGATTAATGATGTGATGCAGCAAAATGTCGCTGGCACACCGCTGCTGCCGCGGCTCGATCCCGGTAGTCAGCAGGCGCTGGTGCACTATTTTGGTGATGAAGATGTGGCGTTTGTGCAGCGGCTCCTAAAGCACATGGAGCAGCAGCTGAGTTATCCGCTGGGCGATGCGTGGTATCTCAACCTGTGCACTCATATTCTGATCATGATGCATCGAATGGCGCAGGGTAATGCACTGGCACTGGAAACGCTAACCAGCGCGCACGATCTCGATCAGCGCATTCTCACTATTGCGCAGCACATGGTGACGCAGATTGAGCAACGGATGTGCTGCGCGCTGCCAGCGGATGAAGTGGGCTTTATTTATCAATATATCGTTTCGTCCGGCATTGTCGTGGAAGAACGCGGTGACAATACACTGCTGCATAATCAATTTTCCACTGCAGAATCAGTAAAAATCACCTGTGAATTGATCGATCGCTTTTCATCTTTTATTCAGCAGGACTTAGCGCAAGACCGTTTATTATTTGAAGGATTATTGGTCCATATAAAGCCCTTATTAAATCGACTCAAATACCATATTCATATTCGTAATCCGCTGCTGGAGGATATTCAGCAGGAAATGAAAGAAATATTTTTCCTGACTAAACAGGCAATGCAATTAACCGCGCGCAGCCAGGGACTTTCATCGGTGGCGGATGACGAAATAGGCTATTTGTGTGTGCATTTCCAGGCCGCGCTGGAGCGGCAAATCGCCCATAAACGCATCCTGGTGGTGTGCTCCAGCGGGGTGGGTACATCGCATTTGCTCAAGAGCCGCATCCTGCGCGCCTTCCCGGATTGGGAAATTGTTGGCGTGGTATCGGCCAGCAATCACGCGGCTTTCTGCCAGCACCAAACGGTGGATCTGGTGATTACCACCATTCACCTCAACGCCGCGGCAATTCCGTCGGTGTATGTCAGTGCCTTCTTTAACGATGACGATATTCGGCGGGTGACTGACGCCATGATTGGCAGCCAGCTACCTGACGGCGCGTCCTGCGCGTTGGCTGAACATTAA
- the parC gene encoding DNA topoisomerase IV subunit A: MSELTQDGAERLALHKFTENAYLNYSMYVIMDRALPYIGDGLKPVQRRIVYAMSELGLNASAKFKKSARTVGDVLGKYHPHGDSACYEAMVLMAQPFSYRYPLVDGQGNWGAPDDPKSFAAMRYTESRLSKYAEILLGELGQGTSDYIPNFDGTLQEPKMLPARLPNILLNGTTGIAVGMATDIPPHNLREVAEAAVKLIDSPNTTLNELLEIVQGPDYPTEAEIITPRSEIRKIYESGRGSIRQRAVWKKEDGDVVITALPHQVSGARVLEQIANQMRNKKLPMVEDLRDESNHENPTRLVIVPRSNRVDLEQVMNHLFATTDLEKSYRVNLNMIGLDNRPAVKNLLEILSEWLVYRRATVTRRLNYRLDRVLRRLHILEGMLVAFLNIDEVIHIIRNEDEPKPVLMSRFEISETQAEAILELKLRHLAKLEEMKIRGEQAELEKERDQLQAILASERKMSNLMKKELLADSQTYGDDRRSPLREREEAKALSETELVSAEPVTIVLSQMGWVRSAKGHDIDPAGLSYKAGDSYLAAARGKSNQPVAFIDSTGRSYTLDPTSLPSARGQGEPLTGKLTPPPGAVIEQVLMEPDDQKLLMASDAGYGFICTFADLVSRNRAGKALLTLPENAKVMTPMAVHSGDDMLLAITQAGRMLMFPVGDLPQMSKGKGNKIISIPSADIAAGTDKLQWLLILPPGASITVYVGKRKLIMRDEDLQKVRADRGRRGSIARGLQRIDSVEVNAPARPKADASEE; the protein is encoded by the coding sequence ATGAGCGAATTGACGCAGGATGGTGCAGAGCGTCTAGCCCTGCACAAGTTTACGGAAAACGCGTACCTGAACTACTCCATGTACGTGATCATGGACCGTGCGTTGCCGTATATCGGCGACGGTCTCAAGCCAGTGCAGCGCCGCATTGTGTATGCCATGTCGGAATTGGGCCTGAATGCCAGTGCCAAATTCAAAAAATCGGCGCGTACCGTGGGTGACGTGCTGGGTAAATACCATCCGCATGGCGACAGCGCCTGCTATGAAGCGATGGTGTTAATGGCGCAGCCGTTCTCCTATCGCTATCCGCTGGTAGATGGCCAGGGAAACTGGGGTGCGCCGGACGATCCGAAATCTTTCGCCGCGATGCGTTACACCGAATCGCGCCTGTCAAAATACGCTGAAATCCTGCTGGGTGAACTCGGTCAGGGCACGTCTGATTACATCCCCAACTTTGACGGTACCTTGCAGGAACCGAAAATGTTGCCGGCACGCCTGCCCAACATTCTGCTGAACGGCACCACCGGCATTGCCGTGGGTATGGCAACCGACATTCCGCCGCACAACCTGCGCGAAGTGGCTGAAGCCGCGGTTAAACTGATCGATAGCCCGAATACCACGCTGAATGAGCTGCTGGAGATTGTGCAAGGCCCGGATTATCCGACCGAGGCCGAAATCATCACGCCACGCAGCGAAATCCGTAAGATCTATGAAAGCGGTCGCGGTTCCATTCGCCAGCGTGCGGTGTGGAAAAAGGAAGATGGCGACGTGGTGATCACCGCGCTGCCGCATCAGGTTTCTGGCGCGCGCGTGCTGGAGCAAATCGCTAACCAGATGCGCAACAAGAAGTTGCCGATGGTGGAAGATCTGCGCGATGAATCTAACCACGAGAACCCGACGCGGCTGGTGATTGTGCCGCGCTCCAATCGTGTTGATTTGGAGCAGGTGATGAATCATCTGTTTGCCACCACCGATCTGGAAAAAAGCTATCGCGTTAACCTGAATATGATCGGGCTGGATAACCGTCCGGCAGTGAAAAACCTGCTGGAAATCCTGTCGGAATGGTTGGTGTATCGTCGCGCGACCGTAACGCGCCGCCTCAACTATCGCCTGGATCGCGTGTTGCGCCGCCTGCATATCCTTGAAGGTATGTTGGTGGCTTTCCTCAACATTGATGAAGTGATCCACATCATTCGTAATGAGGATGAGCCGAAGCCGGTGCTGATGTCGCGCTTTGAGATCAGCGAAACCCAGGCCGAAGCCATTCTTGAGTTAAAACTGCGTCATCTCGCCAAACTGGAAGAGATGAAGATTCGCGGTGAGCAAGCGGAACTGGAAAAAGAGCGTGACCAGCTGCAGGCGATTCTGGCGTCCGAGCGCAAGATGAGCAACCTGATGAAGAAAGAGCTGCTGGCCGATAGCCAAACCTACGGCGACGATCGCCGTTCACCGCTGCGCGAACGTGAAGAGGCGAAAGCGCTAAGCGAAACCGAGCTGGTGAGCGCCGAGCCGGTCACTATCGTGCTGTCGCAGATGGGCTGGGTGCGCAGCGCCAAAGGCCACGATATCGATCCCGCGGGCTTGAGCTACAAAGCGGGTGACAGCTATCTGGCTGCCGCGCGCGGTAAGAGTAATCAGCCAGTGGCCTTTATCGACTCCACCGGACGCAGCTATACGCTGGATCCCACCTCCTTGCCGTCAGCGCGCGGGCAGGGCGAGCCGCTTACCGGCAAACTGACGCCACCGCCGGGCGCGGTGATTGAGCAGGTGCTGATGGAACCCGACGATCAGAAACTGCTGATGGCATCAGATGCGGGCTACGGCTTTATCTGTACCTTTGCTGACCTGGTTTCGCGCAATCGCGCCGGTAAAGCGCTGCTGACGCTGCCGGAAAACGCTAAAGTGATGACGCCAATGGCGGTGCATTCCGGCGATGACATGCTGCTGGCGATTACCCAGGCTGGAAGGATGTTGATGTTCCCGGTCGGCGATCTGCCGCAAATGTCGAAAGGCAAGGGCAACAAAATCATCTCGATTCCGTCAGCGGATATCGCTGCCGGCACCGACAAACTCCAGTGGCTGCTGATTCTGCCACCGGGCGCTTCCATCACCGTCTATGTCGGCAAACGTAAGCTGATTATGCGTGATGAAGATCTGCAGAAAGTACGTGCCGATCGCGGTCGTCGCGGCAGCATCGCGCGCGGGCTGCAACGCATCGATAGCGTAGAAGTGAATGCACCAGCGCGTCCAAAAGCCGACGCGAGCGAAGAGTAA
- a CDS encoding 1-acylglycerol-3-phosphate O-acyltransferase yields the protein MLLILRAIIVIVYSIVVSIIGIIWCLFSPRNPRHVATFGHMLGRLSTVFGVKVELRKPPEAAHYGNAIYIANHQNNYDMITAAKIVQPTTVTVGKKSLLWIPFFGQLYWLTGNLLIDRDNRSKAHGTISELVNQFNKKRISFWMFPEGTRSRGRGLLPFKTGAFHAAVAAGVPIIPIVVSNTHDKIKLNRWNNGLVIVEMLPPVDTSQFATTSVRKLATHCRELMSAKLEELNAEVAEREKNGKL from the coding sequence ATGTTACTAATTTTACGCGCAATTATTGTTATTGTTTATTCGATTGTGGTGAGTATTATCGGTATTATCTGGTGTCTGTTTTCACCGCGTAATCCGCGTCACGTGGCGACGTTCGGCCATATGCTGGGTCGTCTGTCGACGGTGTTTGGCGTCAAAGTGGAATTGCGTAAGCCGCCAGAAGCCGCGCATTACGGAAACGCGATCTACATCGCCAACCATCAGAACAACTACGACATGATCACCGCCGCCAAAATTGTGCAGCCAACAACGGTCACCGTCGGCAAGAAAAGCCTGCTGTGGATTCCGTTTTTTGGCCAGCTGTATTGGCTAACCGGTAACTTGCTGATTGATCGGGATAATCGCTCAAAAGCGCACGGCACCATCAGTGAGCTGGTCAATCAGTTCAACAAAAAGCGCATCTCGTTCTGGATGTTCCCGGAAGGGACGCGCAGCCGTGGTCGTGGTCTGCTGCCGTTCAAAACCGGCGCGTTCCATGCGGCGGTGGCGGCTGGCGTACCGATCATTCCGATCGTGGTCTCCAACACTCATGACAAGATCAAACTGAACCGCTGGAATAACGGCCTGGTGATTGTTGAGATGCTGCCGCCGGTCGATACGTCGCAGTTTGCCACCACCTCGGTGCGCAAGCTCGCCACGCACTGCCGTGAATTAATGTCGGCTAAACTGGAAGAATTGAACGCTGAAGTCGCCGAGCGCGAAAAAAACGGTAAACTCTGA
- the ftsP gene encoding cell division protein FtsP: MSCSRRQFIQLSAGIALASGAMPYAARAAAPIGDTPLPIPPLIESRRGQPLFLTLQRSHWSFSGNSNKVPVWGINGMYLGPTVRVYSGDDVKLIYSNRLNEPVSMTVSGLQVPGALMGGAPRLMSAGADWAPVLPIRQGAGTLWYHANTPNRMAPHVYNGLAGMWLVEDDVSKSLPLPKHYGVDDFPLIIQDKRLDNFATPVYNPPSNGGFIGDVLLVNGVQNPYVEVSRGWVRLRLLNGSNARRFDLSFSDNRPFTVIASDQGFLPAPVAVQLLSLAPGERREVLVDMSQGDEVSITAGTAAGIMDRLRGLFEPSSILTNTLVLSLRPTGLLPLVTDNLPMRLLADQILDGVAVRTREFRIGDSEPGINGVLWDMNRIDTTVQQGTFERWIIHADRPQSLHIQGVMFLIKNVNGAQPMGEDRGWKDTVWVDGSVELLVSFPQSSSDHFPFVYYSQALEMADRGTAGQLLVNPTS; the protein is encoded by the coding sequence ATGTCTTGCAGCAGACGTCAGTTTATTCAGCTATCTGCCGGTATCGCACTGGCTTCCGGTGCTATGCCTTACGCCGCCCGCGCTGCCGCGCCCATCGGCGACACGCCGCTTCCGATTCCTCCGCTGATTGAATCACGTCGCGGACAGCCGCTGTTTTTAACCTTGCAGCGCAGCCACTGGTCATTTAGCGGCAACAGTAACAAAGTTCCGGTGTGGGGCATTAACGGTATGTACCTCGGCCCAACGGTGCGCGTTTACAGCGGCGATGATGTGAAGCTGATTTACAGCAACCGCCTCAACGAGCCGGTATCCATGACCGTTAGCGGTTTGCAGGTGCCTGGCGCCTTGATGGGCGGCGCACCGCGCCTGATGTCCGCCGGCGCGGATTGGGCGCCAGTGCTGCCGATTCGCCAGGGTGCAGGCACGCTGTGGTATCACGCCAACACGCCAAACCGCATGGCGCCGCACGTCTACAATGGCCTGGCCGGCATGTGGCTGGTTGAAGATGACGTCAGCAAGTCGTTGCCTTTGCCGAAGCATTACGGTGTCGATGATTTCCCGCTGATCATTCAGGACAAGCGCCTCGATAATTTCGCCACGCCGGTTTACAACCCACCGTCCAACGGCGGTTTTATTGGCGACGTGCTGCTGGTGAATGGGGTACAAAATCCCTATGTGGAAGTGTCTCGCGGCTGGGTGCGCCTGCGCCTGCTAAATGGCTCGAACGCGCGCCGTTTCGATCTTAGCTTCTCCGATAATCGTCCCTTTACGGTAATCGCCAGCGATCAAGGGTTCTTGCCTGCACCGGTTGCGGTACAGCTGCTGTCACTGGCGCCGGGCGAACGTCGCGAAGTGTTGGTAGACATGTCGCAGGGGGATGAAGTCTCGATTACGGCCGGCACGGCGGCGGGCATTATGGATCGCCTGCGCGGCCTGTTTGAGCCATCCTCAATTCTGACCAACACGCTGGTGCTAAGCTTGCGCCCAACCGGTTTGTTGCCACTGGTGACGGATAATTTGCCAATGCGTTTGCTGGCGGATCAGATTCTCGACGGCGTAGCGGTACGCACGCGTGAATTCCGCATTGGTGACAGCGAGCCGGGTATTAACGGCGTGCTGTGGGATATGAATCGAATTGACACCACCGTGCAGCAGGGTACGTTTGAGCGCTGGATTATTCACGCCGATCGTCCGCAATCACTGCATATTCAGGGCGTGATGTTCCTGATTAAGAATGTGAATGGTGCGCAGCCGATGGGTGAAGATCGCGGCTGGAAAGATACGGTGTGGGTGGATGGCAGCGTTGAGCTGCTGGTGAGCTTCCCGCAGAGTTCGTCGGATCACTTCCCGTTTGTCTATTACAGCCAGGCGCTAGAGATGGCGGATCGCGGTACGGCGGGGCAGTTATTGGTGAATCCTACGTCTTAA
- the dkgA gene encoding 2,5-didehydrogluconate reductase DkgA produces MAEQPIIKLRDGNMMPQLGLGVWQASIEDARNAILEALKVGYRSIDTAAIYKNEEAVGQALQDTDVAREDIFITTKLWNDDQTNWQQAIETSLQKLQLEQVDLYLMHWPCPEKDNYVDAWKGMIELQQQGLTKSIGVCNFHETHLKRLIDETGVTPVVNQVELHPMLQQRTLHAWNALHQIQTESWSPLAQGGKGVFDQEIIRELAKKYGKTPAQIVIRWHLDSGLVVIPKSITPERIRENFQVFDFRLDKTEVSEISKLDSGNRLGPDPDAFNG; encoded by the coding sequence ATGGCAGAGCAACCCATCATTAAATTGCGCGACGGCAACATGATGCCGCAGCTTGGCCTTGGCGTTTGGCAAGCAAGCATTGAAGATGCGCGCAACGCGATACTGGAAGCGTTGAAAGTCGGCTATCGCTCCATCGATACCGCGGCCATCTATAAAAATGAGGAAGCGGTAGGACAGGCGCTGCAGGATACTGACGTGGCGCGCGAAGACATTTTTATCACCACCAAGCTGTGGAATGACGACCAAACCAACTGGCAGCAGGCGATAGAAACCAGCCTGCAGAAGTTACAGCTGGAGCAGGTCGATTTGTATCTGATGCACTGGCCGTGCCCGGAGAAAGATAACTACGTCGACGCCTGGAAAGGGATGATTGAGCTGCAGCAGCAGGGCTTAACCAAAAGCATCGGCGTGTGTAATTTCCACGAGACGCATCTCAAGCGTTTGATCGACGAAACCGGCGTAACACCGGTGGTGAACCAGGTGGAGCTGCATCCAATGCTGCAACAGCGCACGCTGCATGCGTGGAATGCGCTGCACCAGATTCAAACCGAATCCTGGAGTCCGCTGGCGCAGGGCGGCAAAGGCGTGTTTGATCAGGAGATCATCCGCGAGCTGGCGAAGAAGTACGGTAAGACGCCCGCACAGATCGTTATCCGCTGGCATCTGGATAGCGGTTTAGTGGTGATTCCTAAGTCGATCACCCCGGAACGTATCCGCGAGAATTTCCAGGTGTTTGATTTCAGGTTAGATAAGACCGAGGTGAGTGAGATCAGTAAGCTGGATAGCGGGAATCGTCTGGGACCGGATCCGGATGCGTTTAACGGCTAG
- a CDS encoding AraC family transcriptional regulator: MSNDVLCRQLAQRVVALMSDLNKPLCAVENVRLIYACETLPRTPMMYQPGIVILFQGRKTGYLGSTVFHYDATKYLMLTVPLPVECETEATLEEPLAGMCLSVDIASLQDLLMDIGDDEQFQPQAQTSGIHSAFMSDEMLCAAERLLDVMNNPRDARVLGPQLVREIIYYVLIGPIGGALLSLVNRQTQFSQIARALRRIENNFAESLSVDMLAAEVNMSISAFHHNFKAVTQTSPLQYLKRYRLHQARLMMLQDGMKASAAAVRVGYESPSQFSREFKRYFGVTPGEEASRVRQTVPVLPFDAAS; encoded by the coding sequence ATGTCCAACGACGTCCTTTGTCGCCAGCTGGCGCAGCGCGTGGTTGCTTTGATGAGCGACCTGAATAAACCGCTGTGCGCAGTAGAAAACGTGCGGTTAATCTATGCCTGCGAAACCTTGCCGCGTACGCCAATGATGTATCAGCCCGGCATTGTGATTCTTTTTCAGGGGCGCAAAACCGGTTATCTCGGCAGCACCGTCTTTCACTACGATGCCACCAAATATTTGATGCTCACCGTGCCGCTGCCGGTGGAGTGTGAAACCGAAGCCACGCTGGAAGAGCCGCTGGCGGGCATGTGTTTGAGCGTCGATATCGCCAGTCTGCAGGATTTGCTGATGGATATTGGTGATGACGAGCAGTTCCAGCCGCAGGCGCAAACGTCAGGTATTCACTCGGCGTTCATGAGTGATGAGATGCTCTGCGCCGCTGAGCGCTTGCTGGATGTCATGAACAATCCGCGTGATGCCCGCGTGCTCGGCCCGCAGCTGGTCCGCGAAATCATCTATTACGTATTAATCGGTCCCATTGGCGGCGCGCTGCTGTCGCTGGTGAATCGTCAGACGCAGTTCAGCCAAATTGCTCGCGCGTTACGTCGCATCGAAAACAACTTTGCCGAAAGCCTCAGCGTGGACATGCTGGCGGCCGAGGTGAACATGAGCATTTCGGCATTTCATCACAACTTCAAAGCGGTAACGCAAACTTCGCCGCTGCAGTATCTCAAACGCTATCGCCTGCATCAGGCGCGTCTGATGATGCTGCAGGATGGCATGAAAGCCAGCGCGGCAGCGGTGCGCGTGGGCTATGAAAGCCCGTCGCAATTTTCGCGGGAATTTAAGCGCTATTTCGGCGTGACGCCGGGAGAGGAGGCGAGCCGCGTGCGTCAAACCGTACCGGTATTACCGTTTGACGCCGCGTCGTAA